From the Actinopolymorpha singaporensis genome, the window TGAACACCGACGAGGTACCACGCTTCCGCTACCGCCAGATCTACGCGGGTGACTCGATAGACCCGGCGTACCGTCACCACAACTTGCTGAACGGCAACCGTGGCTTCGAAAACCACCCGGTCCCAAAGCATCTCGACACCTGGTCGACGTACTGGCCGGCCGACCCGTTCGGCGGAAACTGGCAGGAGATGGTGCCTGACGAGAGCCTTTGGTATGGCGGGCAAGTCCTGGCAATGGATCCGCGTACCCGTGAAATGGCTACCGACAACCTGGTGAAGAAGCTCCGGGAGCGGATCGCCGCGGGCCTGGATCCGTCGTGGGGTTTCGAACAGGCAGACAGAGGCTGGGATCCCGATCCTGCGAGCAAGGAGTTCGCCAGTCGTCACGGTGGTGCCCTGTCGGCGGCCGTGGTCGACCTGGCAAATGACGTTGCGGCCCGCGTGCGCCAGCAGATCCCGGAGGCCCGACTGAGCACGCAGGCGTACTCGTTCAGCTTCAGTCCGCCGACGGGAATCCACGTGGGCGAGGGTGTCGTCATGACCGTGGCCCCCATCCAGGCGAACTTCGCCCACTCCCGCTTCGAAGGCGACAACGCGGAGATCGGCCAGACGCTCAAGAAGTGGTGCGAGGTCGCCGATGACATCGTCATCTGGGACTACACCGTCGACTTCGCGTACTACATCCAGCCGTTCCCCGACTACTGGTCCTTCGGTGCGACGGTGCAGGGGCTGGCAGAACACCCCCAGGTCGGCGGCTACTTCGCGCAGAACGCCTACAACGCAGCCGGCACCGAATTCGCCGAGCTGCGCACCTGGGTGCTCGGCCGACTGTTGTGGGACCCGAGCCTGGACCCGGACGCGCTGATCCGGGAGTTCCTTCGCGGCTACTACGGGCCCGCAGCCCAGACCATCTACAGCTACATGAAGCTGATGCGGCAGTCGGTCGAGGACACCAACACCCGGCTGGTCTACAACGCGACCGTGAACTCTCCCTACCTGCATTTCGACACCATGCTGCAGGCCGACAAGCTGATGGCCAAGGCAGAGGAACTCGTTCGGAACAATCCGGATCTGCGCGCACACGTGCAGGCCGTCCGGCTCTGTGTCGACTTCGTCATCCTCATGCGAGCCGCCGAGTTCGTACGCATCGCGAAGTTGAGGGGCCTGCAGTGGGACCCCGATCTGGAGAACCGGCTTCCGCGCTTCGAGGAGGAGGTACGCGTCGCCGGCCTCACCCGCTCCGGTGAGTTCGGCATGACGCCGGAGCAACTGATCCGACAGCTCCGCATCGCCTCCGCCCCCGCGACCCCGCCGGCGACTGCTGCCGGCCTGCCGCTGGAGGACTGGGTGGACTTTCAGGAGCCGGCGCTCAAGCTGTATGGGCCCGTGACCACGATCCTCGATGACCCCGACGCCTCGAACGGCTACACAGTACGCATGCCAGGTAACCGGCCCGACTGGGGCGTCCAGCTCACCCTCGACGGCCTCCCAACCGAAGGCACGTGGAAGGTCTACATCTCGGTGCGCGCCGACACCGGGTCCGCCGCACCCGAGGCAACCGCGATGGCGGCGGGAGTATGGCCACCCTTCGGCAATGAGCGGACCATCACGGTCTCGGAGGTCTCCGACGGCAGCTACCACGAGCTCGAGCTTCCCGGCACCTATCGGTACGACGCCGAGAACATCGAGTACGTATGGGTCTCCCCGCCGAACTCCGCCGAAATCCCGTACGTCTATGTGGACCGCATCTTCGCCGTGAGGGTATGAAGCAACAGCACGGTCGGGACGCGGTCACGAAACCGAAGAGCTGGAGGAGCATTGTCGAGCAGTGACGCGATCGTGTGCCGGCAGCCAGGAAACATCGAGTGCGCGAAGCTCGGCCTGGCCGCGGTTGGCCCACGGCAGGTGGTTGTACGGACCCTGATGTCAGCAGTCAGTACGGGCACCGACAAGTGGGTCATGCGCGGCACCTTCGGCTCCGGCAACGTCAGCTTTCCGGCCGTCCCCGGATACCAGCGCGTCGGGATCGTGGAGGAGATCGGATCCGAGGTCGCGGGACTCCGGATCGGGCAGCGGGTTGTGGCGACGAGCGGTCTCGGCTACGTCGACGTGAGCTCGTCCTGGGGGGCGCACTCCTCGCGGTCGATTTCCGACGCCGTGGACGTCTATGACGCCGAAGGGCTACCGGCGGAGAGGTCGGCGTTCGTGGTGGTCGCTCAGGTCGGCTACAACGCGGCGTCTCGTCTCCTCCTCCCCGCCGGCGCCCACGTCCTCGTGGTTGGTGACGGAGTGATCGGCGCGTCCGCGGCCTTCGCGTGCCGTGCCCGTGGCTTCGACGTGCTCCTGGTCGGCCGGCACCGCTCGCGCCTGGAGGTACTGGGTCGAGCCGGGTTCGAGACGCTCAACGGGAGAGCAACGGACCCCGAGCCCACACTGGCGGAGTTCGCTCCGGAAGCCGTCATCGACACCGTGCAGAACACCGAAGCATTCGACATGTACATTCCACGGCTCCCGCGCCGGACCGGCCAGGTCGTCTACAGCGGCCATTCTCCCGGAGGGGTGACCGCATGGGGCGACATGGCCGTCCTGCAGGAGCGCGAGCTCACCGTCCATTTCGTCTCCGGGATCACCGGTGACCGTGTCAGGGCAACCCTCGCCCTCATGCGAAACGGTCAGATGCCATCCGAGCAACTCCTCGGCACCGTCGCGCAGGGGCCTGACGATGCACGTGCACTGATGAAGAACGTGAGCGAGGGTCGCCTCGAACCCGTCGCCGCGGCGATCGACTGGACGTGGGCCGCATGAGAATCGCGATCACCGGCGCGGCTGGTTGGCTCGGCCGATACGTAACGGCCGCCCTGGAGACCAGCCACGAACTCGTTCTCATCGACAACGTCGCCCCCGAAGAGGCGACGATCTTCGATCCGTCTGCGCCGGGAGGGCGCAGACGGTTGCCGTTGTCGCCGAGTTGGCCGTACCACCACCTCGACATCCTCGACGACGAGGGACTCTCGCGCGCCCTCACGGACGTCGAGGTGGTGGTGCACCTTGCCGGCCGTCCCACGGGTGAGTGGGAGAACGCCAAGGCCACGGTGATGACGAACATCGTCGGGACGTTCAACGTCTTCGACCAGGCGCGGATGGCAGGTGCTCGTCGAGTCGTCAATGCGTCGAGCATCAACGCATTCGGGACGTTCTACTGGCGGGTCAGTGGCCGATCACCGATGCACCGATCCCTGCCGCTCACCGAAGACGAACCGGTCACGCCAGAAGATCCGTACAGTATGAGCAAGGCCACCACCGAAGTGCTCGGAGCGACCTTCAACCGGGCGTTCGGATTCGAGGCCGTCAACCTGCGCTTCGCCGGTGTGTGGTCGGAGTCCACCTACGACGCGGCGCTCGACGCAGGCCTTCCTGCCACCAAGGAGTGGGCTGACGACCTGTTCCAGTGGGTACACGTCCTTGACGTCACACAGGGGATCACCAAGGCTGCGCTCGTCGACACGGTCGTTCCCGTTCCGATCACACTGGCTGCGGCGGACACCCGGGCACCCGAGCCGACCTTGGAGGTGCTTGCCAAACTTCGGCCGGAACTGATCCAGTATCTGTGCGAGCCTCTGCCCAAGCGTGCGGGACTCCTCTCCATCGCCAGGGCCAGAACGTTCCTTGGCTACGAGCCTCGGTATTCCCTGGATGCGGCCGTCCGTGACCTCTCCTGATCGCGCCACGTGTCCTGGGTGCATGCGGTAACCGACGCCGGGGCCTCTGCGGGCTCTGGCTGGTCACCGGGACCGAAGTTGCCGTGGGTCAGCCGAACATGTGGGGGAGGAGGTTCGTCAGACGCCCGGGAGAAGTGGACCCGACGAGGCGGTGACAACCCAGGCGTTGCTTGTCGGCGCCAACCCAGAACGGGACCAGTCCGGGCACGATCACGCGCACGACATGGAGGTCGTCGCCATCCCATGACGGGGCCTGCAGCGAGTGGGCGTAGGTCTCGTACCCGGCGTCGGCGAGCAGGCCGACGAGTCTGGCGGCCGCTGACCGGTCGGGTGGTGGTGGGTCGCTGTTGTGCGGGCCGGAGGCGGACGAACCTGAGTGGGTACCGATGGCCGGATCACCTGCGGCGTGGCCATCTGCGGTTGACGCCTCATCGGGTTGCGGATGCCGCACCACCGCGGTGAGGAATCCTCGGAGGGTGTCGTGCAGCGGACCTCGGCTGTACAGGCGGTAGTGGTCCTCGCCGGTCAGGACCATCCCTCGCGGCAGGTGAAGGGTCTCGCTCGAGTCGGCGACGGCCAGCCAGCGAAGCCGGGCGCCCAGCTCTCGTAGAGCGTGCGCCGCCGCCCGGCGCGGATCCAGGTCGCAACCAAGACCCCAGGCGAAGGAGCGTTCGCGCAGTGCGATGAGCAGCACGACCGGTATGCCCAGGTCGTAGGTGAGGTCGCAGGCGAGGACGTCGTATCCGAGCAGGCGTACCGTTTCCAGCTCGTCCGCGATGGCTGGCTCCAGTCGCTGTGAGGCGATGCTGTGGGTGGGCACGTGGCGATGCCAGAAGAGCATGGCGCTGTCGCGTTCGACGACCTCGCTGATCGCGCCGCAGAGTGCCTGCTCGTAGGTCGTACCCGCGGCCGTCCCGCTGGACGTCTCGACGACCAGGCGTCCCCGGGTCACGGCGGCCCGCGGATAGACGAACTCCACCGGGACTAGTCGGCGACGGCCGGTCCGCACCTCCGTCACCTGTACCCACTCCAGGGACTGATGCGGTACGAAGGGGGTGACAGGGCTGCCGGCGGCGCGGTACTGCCCTTCGGAGTACAGGCCGAGTTGTTCGGGACAGAGAGCTTCGGCGCCGAGACGTACGTAGCTGTCCACGGCCGCCACTGGTACGGAGGTCGGGGCGAACTGGGCCGTACGCTCGACCAGTTCCATGACGGCCCTGATCGCGGCGGCCTGCTGATCTCTGCCGGCGCCGCACCCGATCAGACCTCCGGCGCCGGCCGCGTCGGCGATGTAGCGAGACGTGCGTAGAGGCCAGGCGGCATCGTCGGTGACGGTCAGCCGCGCGCCCAACTGTGCGGGGAGGTCGCTGATCACGGCTGCCCGTCTCCCGATGTTCCGAGGACGACCGCGTAGAGCACCACCTCGTGGGGGCCGCACAGGCCGAGCTCGGCTGCCAGGTCGTCGTCTCGGAAGCCACACAGGGGAAGGGCGGCGATTCCCAACGACGCTGCCGCGAGCAGGAGGTTCTGGGCTAGATGGCCTGCCTCCAACAGAATCATCCGGTACGCCTTGGCGCCGTACTTCGCAAGGGCGGGAGCGGACAGGTCGCAGGTGAACGTGATGACCACCGCGAGCCCGTCGACGGGGTGGTCGTTCAGTAGCCACCGCAAGCGTGTCGCGGAAACCTCGCCCCCGTGAGGGATCAACTTGTGCCCGCCCGGCGCGTATCGGTATGTGCCCGGCGCCAGGCCGCCGATCCGTGCCGTGAGAAGCGCCACCTCGACAGGAAAGAGCGCACCGGCCGACGGGTACGGCCGAGATCCGGGCGGTGCACCTGAGACGGTGGGCAGGAATGGTACGTCCGCCGGGCGGATCGCGTTCGCCAGCAATGTCGAGAGATCGTCGGCGGGTACGGTGCCTCCGGTGAAGGCGCGCGCGGACCGGCGTGACGTGAGCGCTTCGGCGAGTGAGCCGCGCAGCTTCTTCGGAGGAGCCAGTGAGACGGATGGCTCGCCGTAGTCACGGACCTCGCGTGGCAGGTCGGCCACAGGCGGGCTGGCAACGGGAGAGGGCGGTCCCGATGTCGTGGCTGCGTGCAGGGCCACCAGGTCCGGCGTGAGAAGGTCCGGAACGAGAACAGCCTCGCGCAACAACTGGTTGACAAGGTTGCCGTCGCCCACCGCCGTGCGCAGGTGTTCGTCCTCGACCGGTGACCGAGCCAGGACCGCCACAGTCCGCAGCGCCTCAGCGGCATCGGGGAGGGTCAGCACGTGGTCGCCGCGCTGAACGACACCGTCGGGGCCGTGGGTGCTCACGAGCACATCGGGAGCGAGGCGCACAGTTCGGGACACGGGGTGTGCAACCGTTACCGCGTCGGTGCCGAGTGGACGAGCCTGTCCGCTGCCACCAGGGCTTTCAGCGCGAAGGCTGTCGTCATGGTCCTGCTTCCATAGGTGACGGGTCCGTCGACCGTCGGGAAAACGATCCAGGGCCGCGGGTCCCAAGTACCGTCGGCCGCCTGGCTACGGACAAGTGCGTCCAACCCGCGGTTCACCGGTGCCTCAGAGTCCTTGGCACTCCCCGATTCGAGAATTCCCAGCAGGGCAAGCGCAGTGTCCAAGGGGTCGGGTTGGCCCTCGCCCCAGGAGCCGTCCGGATTCTGTCGTGCGTACAGGAATCGGCGCGCGTGCGCGATCGCCTCGTGACCAGGCAGGAGTTCGGCGAGCACGGAAACCGCGCGGAAGGTGCCGTAGTAGGGGCCGGCGTACCACTTGCTGGTCCAACTGCCGTCCGCCTCCTGTGCGCCGGCCAGGTAGTGCGCGATCTTCCGCAGAGGTACGGCGAATCGCACCCGGTCGTAGCGGAGCAGACCGGCGGCGAAGTTGGCCACAACCTCGCTGTGTACGCCCCACCCGCCCATGACCGGAAGGTACGCCCGCACTGCCAGATCGGCCGGGGAGGAGCCACGCGGGTCGATGATCCAGGTGTTGATCCCACCGTCGGGTTCCTGTTGGTCGGAAGCCAGACGGGCACCCTCCTCACAGCTGGCCGCCAGGGCCGGATCGCCGTACCGCGAGAGAACCTGGAGGACCTGGCCCAGGTCGTCGAGGTCAGGTGGCAGCTCCTCCACATCCGCGATGTAGTTCCAGCCACCTCGGACTGATCGGTGCTTCGCTCGAAGTATCTGCACCATGTCAGTGGCCAGGTGAGTGGCGGGAACAGGTAGGCCGGCATCGCGCGCGTCGAACAGCGCGTCCACGGCGACCGCGCGAAAGGACAGCACCGCAGGGTGCTCCTCGTACCGGACGCCGTCGTTGGTCAGCCGGGGAAACCGGAGGTGATGCGCCGCTTCGGAATAGTCCGCGTCGGCCGAGCGGAGAATTGCACCGGTCGCCGCCACGGCGCTGCGCAACCGGTCATCCGTTCTCCGCGCGGCGGTTGGGCCCCTCGACATGCTCCCGTTCGCCGGGTCAGCGGTCGATCCGTCGGCTGCCTCGCCGGCGCTCCAGCCCGTCCAGGCACCCACGACCATCCGTCCGAAACGTCGCAGCGGGGTCGACGAGATTCGGCCAAGCGTCGAAACCACCTTGTCGGCCGCCTCGGCACCCACGACGTAGAGGTCCTGATCGCCGCCCTGACTTGCGGATCCCTGGTCCAAGAGCGCGTACAGACGGTGAAGGAACACGTTTGGGAACCCGCAGCGATCGTCCTGGACGAGGTCCACAAGGTCGTCGGTGAGCCAGAACAGTTCGCCGAGCGCGGTGACGTCCTCCTCGATCTTCGAACACGCTGGGAGGCCAAGGGCTTCCCGTGCCAGCTCCGCACACTGCCACAGTGCCCATGTGGGGCCGACCGACTTCCACCGCACTGCCTCCGCGAACTCGTCCGGGTCGGCTTTGGCGCCGCCGGCCGAGACTAGTTCGGCACGAAGCAGTTCCCCGACGGTGGCTCCGAGGCTGTGCCACGTCGAACTCGTCCCGCCGGCACCGACGAGCGACCAACCTTCCTCCGCGCAAACTCCGACGAGTCCCATCACGACTGCCAGCAACGGGTTGCCGATGGCGCGATGTGCGTGCGCGATGCAGGAGCGCGCTGTCTCCTCCGAGGTGAAGAGGCCTGCCAGCAACGTGGGATCGAGAGCGTCGGCGGCCGGGCCGACGGAACCCATGTCATCGACGAGGTAGTCCAGCAACGAGATGGCGGTGTTGAACGCCGCACCCAGAACCACAGCGCGCGGGGCCAGGCCGTGCGCACCAGCTTCGAGGGCGCGGGCCTGCGCAGCACCCAGTCCCAACATCAGCGGAAGGCGCGACCACAGGTATGCGTCAGAGCGAGCGGCCTCGAACCCAGGTATGCCGAAGGACGCCCGAAGTCGTTCCGCGAACACCTGGTCGCGCAGTTGCAGTCCCTCGGTACGGAACGACTCGACGTTTCGCCGCAGTGTCGGACCATCGGCCCGGAAGCCCGCAGCCGTCAGTGTCGTACGGACGTAGGCAAGCCAGTGGTCATGGCCCAGAACTCCGCGGTATCGCTCCGCACCGGCGCACCTGGATCCGTCAGGGTGAGGTGAGCAGGTGCCGGTCACGACCATCCACCATCCTCGACGTCGGCTGGATCCACGTGCCGGACCCAACGGTCGAAGGCCGAACCGTCCACGTCTTCCCCCGCCCCCGCGAGGTCCGCGAGCTTCGCCGTCAGGTCAGCTTCGGAGACGACGGGAAAGTAGTACAAGGGCACCAGCTCCCGACAGTCGCCGACAAGCAACTTTCTGCCTCGGATGGTGAGTTGCCCGTCGGATCCGAGCACCGCCACGAGGTCGTCGAACGATCTCAGTGGCTGTCGGAAGGCTCGACTCGGGGGCCAGGGCGATTCGGCCCGGCTCACTCGGCCGTCCCGCGCGTTGTTCCCGCCTCGTCCGGGAACAGAACCTGCAGACAGTCGCAGACGCCGGTGACGCGGTCCTCCTCGCCCCGCTCGATCGCGGCGTTCAGATCGTGAACCATCTGCGTCACCGCCGTGCGGGCGACATCGGACAGCGCGCCCGAACGCAGCGCGTTCCGCCACGATTCCATGCCGCCCGCAGGGTCGCAGTAGGCCAAGGCATGCTGAACGACGTCGAGGGCCTCCACTGCCTCACGGGTCAGCGCGCCTGTACCGGAGCGGTGCGCCAGACCGTGTTCGATCCCCGAGATGATCTCGGCCGGGTTCGCCGGCCTCACCCCTCGGCCCTCCTGTCACCACTGGCCGGGTACACCGAGTCCGACACGGCGACATCCAGGTCGGCGAGTGGACGCATCCCACGGGCCACGAGCAGGTCCTTCGTCTTCTCCAGCAGGTCGGCCTCGGAATCAAGGGGGAAGAAGAAGTCCGGAATGAGGCGTGCGGCGAACTCGGTGTCGAAGGACTCGCCGCGGAAGACGACCTCGCCGCCACTCGCCGTCATGGCATCCACGAACTGCTGCTTCTCCGCGATGGGGTACTGCAGGTTCCGACCGCGGGCCAGTTCGAGCAGCCCTCGGATCTCCTCCTCCAACGTGGGCTCGATCATCAAAACCTCCTTGTTGGCAGAACGAATGAAAGTGTGCGCGACGTGGGCGGCGAAGCCGGCGAGCTCGCCCACCTCGATCAGTCCGCTGAGCTCTTCGAGTGCGTCCCGCGCCAGGGCCAGATGGTGTTCCCCGACACTGCGCAGCCCCCGTGGAGTGAGCAACTGTCCCTCGGGGAGACCGTCGACGAGGTCATCGGCCGCCTGGTAGGCCACTCCAAGGGCGTATCCGAAACGGGTGAGCACATCGACCACGTGGTCCTCGGCCCCGCCGGCCACCGCGCCCAGGGCCGCAGCGGCAGCGAACGGAGCACCGGTCTTCGCCGCTGTCTCCTGGTAGTAGGACCTGTGGTCGAGTGATCGGTTCGCGGTGCGGGCGCCGGACTCCCGTAACTGTCCGGTACAGCATGCGGCCGCGAAGTCCGCGAGCAGCCGGACCTGTCGTGAACGTGTGCCGGTCGGCGCAGGAGCCGCGCCGGAGATCCCGTCCGGCCCGGCCAGGACGCCGAAGGCCCGGACAAGCAGCCAGTCCCCGACGACGAGCGCGGTGGCCGCGCCCGCCGTCACATGCACAGCCGGCAGGCCCCGCCGAAACGGAGAACGGTCGATGATGTCGTCGTGGATGAGTGACGCCGCGTGGAGGAGCTCGACAGAAACGGCGGGAGCGACGGCCGCCGCATCGTCGCCGCCCACCGCATTCGCGGCGAGGACGACCATGAGCGGCCGTAGCCCTTTGCCCCTCCGGACGAACTCTCGCAGAGCGCCTTCCTGCGGACACTTCTCGACCTCGGCGCTCAACCGCTCGCTGATCGTACGCAGCACCGGGACGTACTTGGCGTGTGCGGCTGAAGCCCAGGTCCAGTCCATGTCCGTCCATTGATTCCAGTCGGGAGCCCGTCGGTGTGGGCTCGTCACGGGTGTGATGCGCCGCGCCCGGTGGTCCCGAGAGTGGTCACGACCAGCAGTTGGGAGGCGGGGGAGGCGGCGGGGTCGTGGGCTGAGGGGTCAGCCACACAGTCATCGACGCGTAGGTGTCGTCGTTGCCCCACAGCGTGTAGTGCCCAGGCGCTGAGCAGGTGAAGGCCTGGTTGTACGAGCTGAAGTAGACGTAGTAGTTCCCGTCACCACGGTTGTAGTAGGCGATGCTGAAACTTGCGTTCGTAATGACTCTGCCGGTGACCGCATCTAGCACAAGCACCCACACGTGAGTCTCCTTCCTGACAGGTACGCCGATCAGTCGTTGTCGAGTGCGGGCGCTGCCTACTGGCGCTTGCCGTGTCCGCGGAGCCCAGGGAAGCCCCCCGGCCGGCCGACGTGTTCTGCGCTCGGAGGATCGCCGGCGTCGTCGGCCGGGCGGTCGCGCTGCTCGCCGGCCTCGTGCCCGCCGGCACCTTGCTGGCTACGTACTTCCAGGTGACCCAGCTTTGCGATGAGGTCCTCGCGCGACTCGACCGGGAAGAAGGACTCGGGCAGCATGCGCCGCAGCTGTCCCAGCTTGATCCGTCGGCCTCGGTGCTGAACCTCGGTGTCCTCGTCTCCGAGGGCGCCTACCAGATCTCGCACGTTGCGGATCGGGTAGTCGGTCCGCTCGGAGACCTGGTCGGCATAGCGCTGGACCTCCTGGTATCCCTGTGGAGCTGGGGCCATGACGTCCTCCTGTTCTGTTGTCGTCGGCCGCGAGGTCAGATCGTCGGCCGTACTGAGCATTCGGTCTGCTCAGAGTCTTCGAAATCCCTCAGATGCAGCCTGGTCTGGTGCTCGCCAGGCGGTGCCGCGGCTGCTCCGGGGGAGCGGCCGCGGAAGTAGTCCTTCTGCCATTCCCGGGGCCTGGTCGCGTTGAACTCGGTTCGACTGTCCGAGAAGGTGCCGTACTCCTGTGAGAGTTCGGGCTCGTCGAAGATGTCACGGACCCGCGGCTCCCACTCCTCCAGTTCGCCACGACGTTGGGGGACGATCATGCAGATGGGTTCGCCGTCCTCCCAGACCACCGGGTGACCGCGCCGGGTGAGTTTCCAGGAATGGAACGCCGGTGCGACAGCCCAGTCGGTCTCGATGACGCCCTCGAGGGAGGTGGCGCCGTCCTTCGGGGCGTTGGCGGGGCCACGCATGAGGACGTTCCAGCCTGGCGGAGTGCGGAAGAGGTAAGGAACGCGCCATGTGATGATGCCGTGCCCGAAGTGGGAGGTCGGCGCCTCCCCGCCACCTTCGAACTCGATGCGTACGTCGCCTGGCCGGTCACCGTCCTCCCAGGTCGCGCGAGTACGCCCGCGGTGTACAACGATCCATCCACTCTGGTTCGCGATGAGGAGGGGCAAGCAGCGGTTGGCGTGGCCGGCCGGGGTCGCGTCCATCCAGGCACGCCGGATGGGTGCGGGCGTGATCGGGACGTAGGGAGGCTGCAGGGCGTAGGCGTAGAGCCTCACGGTGTTGGCTCCGCTCTGACGTGCTTCCAGTTTCGACGATGCGTTGGTTCCGGTGTGCCGTCCGGATGACGACCCATCAGGTAGTCGAGATCCTTGCGGTAGTCCGGGCGGTGGCGGCGCGCTCGCCAAGCCTCGGTTTCGGCCGGCAGACCTGGCCGTATGTCGAGGCGAGCCGAGCCCCCCTCGGCTCGGTACACGCACATCTGGGCCAGCGGATCCCCTCGCCGGACCGCGAAGCTACCGGCTCTGGTCATCAGGCACACGAGCCCGAACTCCCCCGGCTGCCACCATGCCTCGATGAGCGCTTCCATGGCGACGAACCAGGGGCAGCGCACGTTCGGGACAGGCCGCACCATGAGGAAGTCACCTTCGTCGGTGGTACGCGGAACGAAGCCCGGCTGGATCGTGAAGGAGCCTCCGGCCGAGTGGTTGTCCACAACGCAGTCGTCGACGTCGTCAACGGTTACGTGGGTGTCGACGTCACCGTCCCATGTCACCCGGAAGGCGCCCGGAGAACGCACCACGTACCCGAGGGAGTTCGCCATCGTCAGCGGAAGGCAGTGGTGCGCGTGACCCGCCGTTGCGAGGTCTTCGCCCCACCAGGACCGTTTGGGCGACGCAGGCTCGGGCAGCAGATCGTCGGACAGGGTAGTGATGTACAGGGTGATGTTCCCCACGAACGGTTCCTCGCGATCACATCGGAACTGCGCGAGCGAAGCAGGGCCCGCCCACCGAGTGTGGGAGAGCTAGGTGTGCAGGGTGGGGGCCGAGATCAGCCTGGATGCAGTACGTAGGCCCCGACAGTGCTTCGGGCCGTCGACGATCCGCCGTAAAGGAAGCGTAAACACAGGCTCTGGATGTTGCTACCTCGCGTGGTCCACACGGCTACCCCCTCCACGTCCCACCGCGCAGCGATAGCTGACAGAGTAGCGATCGGCGCAGACTTCGTCATAGTCTTCGCGATCTTTCTCGAACCGGTCGTGGACCGGACCTCGCCAGAGCTCGCCGGGAGCCGCGGAGGCTTCCTGCCGCGCCGGTGCCCGTACCGAGCTCGTCGGTTCCCGGATCGAACAGGGAACTCTCTCCGGTCGGCAGGGGGAGCTGCCACCCAACTCCTGGGTGCGGACGCGCCACCGCGGCGCAGGGCTGAACCTTGCGGTCGCGGCTGTCAGTGCCGGCGAGGAGCGTCAATCCCAGGTTGACATGATGGGACTGCGGGCCGCGGCGGTCCTGGCGACGGAAGCCGGCCGGCACGTGCGACATGGCCGGCGCCCTCGGATACCCACCCCCAGGTGGCGAGGGCAGCCTGCCGGGTTTCGTCGACGAGGCCTCACGAGAAACTTATTGACGTTCTTGACAGCGGTCGACATTGGGATCAAAGTTCCGTCACAGCCAGTT encodes:
- a CDS encoding prenyltransferase/squalene oxidase repeat-containing protein produces the protein MVVTGTCSPHPDGSRCAGAERYRGVLGHDHWLAYVRTTLTAAGFRADGPTLRRNVESFRTEGLQLRDQVFAERLRASFGIPGFEAARSDAYLWSRLPLMLGLGAAQARALEAGAHGLAPRAVVLGAAFNTAISLLDYLVDDMGSVGPAADALDPTLLAGLFTSEETARSCIAHAHRAIGNPLLAVVMGLVGVCAEEGWSLVGAGGTSSTWHSLGATVGELLRAELVSAGGAKADPDEFAEAVRWKSVGPTWALWQCAELAREALGLPACSKIEEDVTALGELFWLTDDLVDLVQDDRCGFPNVFLHRLYALLDQGSASQGGDQDLYVVGAEAADKVVSTLGRISSTPLRRFGRMVVGAWTGWSAGEAADGSTADPANGSMSRGPTAARRTDDRLRSAVAATGAILRSADADYSEAAHHLRFPRLTNDGVRYEEHPAVLSFRAVAVDALFDARDAGLPVPATHLATDMVQILRAKHRSVRGGWNYIADVEELPPDLDDLGQVLQVLSRYGDPALAASCEEGARLASDQQEPDGGINTWIIDPRGSSPADLAVRAYLPVMGGWGVHSEVVANFAAGLLRYDRVRFAVPLRKIAHYLAGAQEADGSWTSKWYAGPYYGTFRAVSVLAELLPGHEAIAHARRFLYARQNPDGSWGEGQPDPLDTALALLGILESGSAKDSEAPVNRGLDALVRSQAADGTWDPRPWIVFPTVDGPVTYGSRTMTTAFALKALVAADRLVHSAPTR
- a CDS encoding DUF6065 family protein — encoded protein: MRLYAYALQPPYVPITPAPIRRAWMDATPAGHANRCLPLLIANQSGWIVVHRGRTRATWEDGDRPGDVRIEFEGGGEAPTSHFGHGIITWRVPYLFRTPPGWNVLMRGPANAPKDGATSLEGVIETDWAVAPAFHSWKLTRRGHPVVWEDGEPICMIVPQRRGELEEWEPRVRDIFDEPELSQEYGTFSDSRTEFNATRPREWQKDYFRGRSPGAAAAPPGEHQTRLHLRDFEDSEQTECSVRPTI
- a CDS encoding polyprenyl synthetase family protein, which gives rise to MDWTWASAAHAKYVPVLRTISERLSAEVEKCPQEGALREFVRRGKGLRPLMVVLAANAVGGDDAAAVAPAVSVELLHAASLIHDDIIDRSPFRRGLPAVHVTAGAATALVVGDWLLVRAFGVLAGPDGISGAAPAPTGTRSRQVRLLADFAAACCTGQLRESGARTANRSLDHRSYYQETAAKTGAPFAAAAALGAVAGGAEDHVVDVLTRFGYALGVAYQAADDLVDGLPEGQLLTPRGLRSVGEHHLALARDALEELSGLIEVGELAGFAAHVAHTFIRSANKEVLMIEPTLEEEIRGLLELARGRNLQYPIAEKQQFVDAMTASGGEVVFRGESFDTEFAARLIPDFFFPLDSEADLLEKTKDLLVARGMRPLADLDVAVSDSVYPASGDRRAEG
- a CDS encoding MTH865 family protein produces the protein MAPAPQGYQEVQRYADQVSERTDYPIRNVRDLVGALGDEDTEVQHRGRRIKLGQLRRMLPESFFPVESREDLIAKLGHLEVRSQQGAGGHEAGEQRDRPADDAGDPPSAEHVGRPGGFPGLRGHGKRQ
- a CDS encoding DUF6065 family protein — its product is MGNITLYITTLSDDLLPEPASPKRSWWGEDLATAGHAHHCLPLTMANSLGYVVRSPGAFRVTWDGDVDTHVTVDDVDDCVVDNHSAGGSFTIQPGFVPRTTDEGDFLMVRPVPNVRCPWFVAMEALIEAWWQPGEFGLVCLMTRAGSFAVRRGDPLAQMCVYRAEGGSARLDIRPGLPAETEAWRARRHRPDYRKDLDYLMGRHPDGTPEPTHRRNWKHVRAEPTP